The following are encoded in a window of Arthrobacter sp. OAP107 genomic DNA:
- a CDS encoding ABC transporter ATP-binding protein gives MFQTFWRFRGAIAPHVWALAGGALLVVFVAAMEVALPWPMKVIVDDVLQPTGSSKLHEMPSFLGLAGLSQLQLLLLAASALLAMTVLNAGADYLGTRLLNGVGERAMATIRAEVFTHLQRLSLAFHDKQRLGDLVTRTTTDVDYVRALMVSILSVLLPNIFILGFVTTICMLIDPTFALIGLAVSPLLFITVLFYRRRIKGASKDARNRDSDIAAAMSETFASVRVMQTYTSEARHEEDFRSRNDGRRDAGLRVIRLQSMFSPLVDIIATLGTVLVLWIGAQGVLDGSLTLGLLLVFLAYLKALYSPMKSLAKLTTVISRGQASAERIQEILDTAPAISDLPGAQPAPRLAGAVELRSVSFGYQGDRHVLHGIDLKAEPGSVVAITGPTGAGKSSVVSLIPRLYDAAEGEVLLDGIDVRDLQVASVRRQVSMVLQESILFRGTIYDNIAYGSENVTREQVLAAAEAAHVDEFVRNLPLGYDTPVAERGVTLSGGQRQRIAIARALVRDTPIVILDEPTSGLDAISEQYVMRGLERLMAGRTVIVIAHRLSTLKRADRIYVLDKGRIVESGRHGELAASGGLYSRLDSLQHAKDAPALTLVPAENLPAEDLLPAQNLLPAGNGSLQTETSA, from the coding sequence ATGTTTCAAACCTTTTGGCGGTTCCGCGGGGCGATAGCCCCGCATGTGTGGGCGCTTGCAGGCGGCGCCCTCCTGGTGGTGTTTGTCGCCGCCATGGAAGTGGCCCTGCCGTGGCCCATGAAGGTCATCGTCGACGACGTGCTGCAGCCGACGGGCAGCTCCAAGCTCCACGAGATGCCCTCCTTCCTTGGCCTGGCCGGCCTGAGCCAGCTCCAGCTGCTGCTGCTCGCCGCCTCTGCGCTGCTCGCCATGACAGTGCTGAATGCGGGGGCGGACTACCTCGGCACCCGCCTGCTCAACGGCGTGGGTGAGAGGGCGATGGCCACGATCCGGGCTGAAGTCTTCACCCATCTGCAGCGGCTGTCACTGGCCTTCCACGACAAGCAGCGGCTGGGCGACCTGGTCACGCGCACCACCACGGACGTCGACTACGTGCGGGCCCTCATGGTGTCCATCCTGTCGGTGCTGCTGCCCAACATCTTCATCCTCGGATTCGTCACCACCATCTGCATGCTGATCGATCCGACCTTTGCACTGATCGGCCTTGCGGTGTCCCCGCTGCTGTTCATCACCGTGCTGTTCTACCGGCGCCGCATCAAGGGTGCGTCGAAGGATGCCCGCAACAGGGACAGCGACATCGCGGCGGCGATGTCGGAGACGTTCGCCTCGGTCCGGGTGATGCAGACCTACACGAGTGAGGCGCGCCACGAAGAGGACTTCCGCAGCCGGAACGACGGACGGCGTGACGCCGGCCTGAGGGTCATCCGGCTGCAGTCCATGTTCTCGCCGCTGGTAGACATCATCGCGACCCTGGGCACGGTGCTGGTGCTCTGGATTGGCGCCCAGGGTGTGCTGGACGGATCCCTGACGCTGGGCCTGCTGCTCGTCTTCCTTGCCTACCTCAAGGCCCTGTACTCCCCCATGAAGTCGCTGGCCAAACTCACCACCGTCATCAGCCGCGGCCAGGCCAGCGCCGAGCGCATCCAGGAAATCCTGGACACCGCGCCGGCCATCTCGGACCTGCCCGGCGCCCAACCCGCTCCGCGTCTGGCCGGTGCCGTGGAGCTGCGCTCGGTAAGCTTCGGCTACCAGGGCGACCGGCACGTCCTGCACGGGATTGACCTTAAGGCGGAGCCCGGCAGCGTCGTGGCGATCACTGGCCCGACGGGTGCCGGCAAGTCGTCAGTGGTCAGCCTGATTCCGCGGCTCTACGATGCCGCCGAGGGGGAAGTTCTCCTGGACGGCATCGACGTGCGGGACCTGCAGGTGGCCTCTGTGCGCCGGCAGGTCTCCATGGTGCTGCAGGAATCCATCCTGTTCCGGGGGACCATCTACGACAACATCGCCTACGGCTCTGAGAACGTCACCCGGGAGCAGGTCCTGGCCGCGGCCGAGGCAGCCCACGTGGACGAGTTCGTCCGCAACCTGCCTCTGGGATACGACACCCCGGTGGCCGAGCGCGGCGTCACTCTTTCGGGCGGGCAGCGCCAGCGCATCGCCATCGCCCGTGCCCTCGTCCGGGACACCCCCATCGTCATCCTCGATGAGCCAACATCCGGGCTGGACGCCATCTCGGAGCAATACGTCATGCGCGGCCTCGAGCGGCTCATGGCCGGGCGCACGGTGATCGTCATCGCCCACCGGCTCTCGACACTCAAGCGGGCCGACCGGATCTACGTCCTGGACAAGGGGCGGATCGTGGAAAGCGGAAGGCATGGCGAACTCGCTGCGTCCGGCGGGCTCTACAGCCGGCTGGACAGCCTGCAACACGCCAAGGACGCCCCGGCCCTCACGCTGGTCCCTGCCGAGAACCTTCCTGCCGAGGACCTGCTTCCTGCCCAGAACCTGCTTCCTGCCGGAAACGGCAGCCTTCAGACGGAGACGAGCGCATGA
- a CDS encoding Na+/H+ antiporter, protein MDVALGLLALAAVVCAVSALGRKLDVSVPLLLVLAGVAGSFLPFVPRVDLNPELVLVGLLPPLLYAAALRTSLFDFRSNKRAISLLSVGYVIFGTIAVGLVVWWLFPEIPLAAAIALAAVVAPPDAVAATAIARKVGMPRRIVSILEGESLVNDATALVCLRAAVAAIAGSVSVLEIGADFLLAAGGGLMVGLTAAYVLTQLRRRIRNVAINTSTSLMAPFVAYLPAEAIHASGVLAVVVTGLIMGTKAPSMPNGAARQSQRSNWETVQFLLENSVFLLIGLQVRTIIDGVQDDSLGAARTWAGCAVILLAVLLLRPVWVFPATYLPRLIPAVARQDPAPPWQYPAIISWAGMRGVVTLAAALTLPEELEHRTVLILAALVVVAGTLALQGFTLPALVRLLRVQGPDPGEDALSQASLTQQATAAGVERLHELQTDDDPPEVVAMLKRRTLERGLAAWERLGRPTAEAATPSQRYAQLRLAMLEAERAKVLELRSGGNYAHEVLSSVLERLDVEESMLDAVIEEADVSGSRAVARPGGDCEHLERAHDPEVPGGARCDACTREGTVTVHLRMCLECGNVACCDSSPATHASKHFKATGHPVMRSIEPGEDWRWCYVDDLLG, encoded by the coding sequence ATGGACGTCGCCCTGGGATTGCTGGCGCTCGCCGCCGTGGTATGCGCGGTCAGCGCGTTGGGCCGGAAGCTGGATGTGTCGGTCCCGCTGCTTCTGGTGCTCGCCGGGGTGGCCGGTTCCTTCCTCCCGTTCGTGCCGCGGGTGGACCTCAACCCTGAACTCGTCCTGGTGGGGCTGTTGCCGCCGCTGCTGTACGCCGCCGCCCTGCGAACCTCGCTGTTCGACTTCCGCTCCAACAAACGGGCCATCTCACTGCTCTCGGTGGGCTACGTCATCTTCGGCACCATCGCCGTTGGCCTGGTGGTCTGGTGGCTGTTCCCGGAGATACCGCTCGCCGCAGCCATCGCGCTCGCTGCCGTGGTGGCGCCGCCGGATGCGGTGGCCGCCACGGCCATTGCGCGCAAGGTGGGGATGCCGCGCAGGATCGTGAGCATCCTGGAAGGCGAGTCGCTGGTCAACGACGCAACCGCCCTGGTATGCCTCCGCGCCGCCGTGGCGGCCATCGCAGGAAGTGTTTCCGTGCTGGAGATCGGCGCCGACTTCCTGCTGGCCGCGGGCGGCGGCCTGATGGTGGGGCTCACCGCAGCCTACGTCCTCACCCAGCTGCGCCGGCGGATCCGCAACGTTGCCATCAACACCTCGACGTCGCTGATGGCACCCTTCGTGGCCTACCTGCCGGCGGAGGCAATCCACGCGTCCGGCGTTCTGGCCGTGGTGGTCACCGGCCTGATCATGGGCACCAAGGCCCCCTCCATGCCCAACGGGGCCGCCCGGCAGAGCCAGCGGAGCAACTGGGAGACCGTGCAGTTCCTGCTGGAAAACTCGGTGTTCCTCCTCATCGGGCTGCAGGTCCGGACCATCATTGACGGCGTCCAGGATGACTCCCTGGGCGCTGCAAGGACCTGGGCCGGGTGTGCGGTGATCCTGCTGGCCGTGCTCCTGCTGCGCCCGGTCTGGGTATTTCCGGCCACCTACCTGCCCCGGCTCATTCCGGCCGTGGCCCGGCAGGACCCTGCACCGCCCTGGCAATACCCGGCCATCATCTCGTGGGCCGGCATGCGCGGCGTGGTCACGCTGGCCGCAGCCCTCACGCTGCCCGAGGAGCTGGAGCACCGCACCGTCCTGATTCTGGCGGCGTTGGTGGTGGTGGCCGGCACCCTGGCGCTGCAAGGCTTCACGCTGCCAGCCCTGGTGCGGCTGCTTCGCGTGCAGGGCCCCGATCCTGGCGAGGACGCACTCTCCCAGGCCTCGCTGACGCAGCAGGCCACGGCGGCTGGAGTGGAGCGGCTGCACGAACTCCAGACCGACGATGACCCTCCGGAGGTGGTGGCCATGCTCAAGCGGAGGACGCTGGAGCGCGGACTGGCAGCGTGGGAACGTCTGGGCAGGCCGACGGCAGAAGCCGCCACCCCCAGCCAGCGCTATGCCCAGCTGCGGCTGGCCATGCTGGAGGCGGAGCGGGCGAAGGTCCTCGAACTCAGGAGCGGCGGGAACTACGCCCACGAGGTGCTCAGCAGCGTCCTGGAGCGGCTGGACGTCGAGGAGTCGATGCTGGACGCCGTCATCGAGGAGGCCGATGTTTCCGGCTCCCGCGCCGTCGCCAGGCCGGGCGGCGACTGCGAGCACCTGGAGCGGGCACACGATCCCGAGGTCCCCGGCGGCGCACGCTGTGACGCCTGCACCCGCGAGGGCACCGTCACGGTCCACCTGCGGATGTGCCTGGAGTGCGGGAACGTGGCCTGCTGTGATTCCTCGCCCGCCACCCACGCCTCCAAGCATTTCAAGGCCACCGGACACCCGGTCATGCGCAGCATCGAACCGGGCGAGGACTGGCGGTGGTGCTACGTGGACGACCTGCTCGGCTAA
- a CDS encoding NADPH-dependent FMN reductase, with translation MATFKIGYFVGSLASGSINRTLSKALIKLAPGDLEFTEIPIKDLPLYSYDYDADFPPEGRALKEAIEDSDGILFVSPEYNRSIPGALKNAIDWGSRPWGTNSFARKPTGIIGASPGSIGTAVMQSSMRAVLSFLDAPQLNAPEAYVKFNPDVFGSDGEVKDESTEAFLRHYMEEYCAFVQRVLAANAPGHIGDPEPDTQKLSR, from the coding sequence ATGGCAACGTTTAAGATCGGCTACTTCGTAGGGAGCCTGGCCAGCGGCTCGATCAACCGGACGCTCTCCAAGGCCCTCATCAAGCTCGCCCCGGGGGACCTCGAGTTCACCGAGATCCCCATCAAGGACCTGCCCCTGTACAGCTATGACTATGACGCCGACTTCCCGCCGGAAGGCCGTGCCCTCAAGGAAGCCATCGAGGACTCCGACGGCATCCTCTTTGTCTCCCCGGAATACAACCGTTCCATTCCCGGTGCGCTGAAGAATGCCATCGACTGGGGATCACGCCCCTGGGGCACCAACTCGTTCGCCCGCAAGCCCACCGGCATCATCGGCGCCTCGCCCGGGAGCATCGGCACGGCGGTGATGCAGTCCTCCATGCGCGCCGTACTGAGCTTCCTCGATGCCCCGCAGCTGAACGCGCCCGAGGCCTACGTGAAGTTCAATCCGGACGTATTCGGCAGCGACGGCGAGGTCAAGGACGAATCCACGGAGGCCTTCCTGCGGCACTACATGGAGGAGTACTGCGCCTTCGTCCAGCGGGTCCTGGCGGCCAACGCGCCGGGCCACATCGGCGACCCGGAACCCGACACCCAGAAACTCTCCCGCTAA
- a CDS encoding carboxyl transferase domain-containing protein, translating into MSAAQKARHLDATELIAAVLDPGSYRTWDSPVADPDPSPEYRQELAAAREKTGVDESVLTGEGLIRGRRVAVIVSEFRFLAGSIGLAAAERIVNAVERATREGLPLLAGPASGGTRMQEGTIAFLSMVKISAAVRAHRQAGLPYLVYLRHPTTGGVMASWGSLGHITVAEPGALLGFLGPRVYEALYGSPFPENVQVAENLFDKGLVDAVVPPWQLSDVVDRALSILVAGPPARVRPPRTLSVKPSGAGAWESIGISRNPRRPDLRQLLAYGARDVLPLNGTGQGEKDPGLLLALARFGQKSCVVIGHTRPRPSQQTAMGPASLREARRGMRLAEELGLPLVTVIDTGGAALSREAEEGGLAGEIARSLHDLIGLNSPTVSVLMGQGTGGGALALFPADRTIAAQHAWLSPLPPEGASAIVHRSTEFAPAMSEAQGVNVASLYAHGMVEHIVDERGDAALEGRAFCQRLGQAIEYELAALSAAGVADLLPQRLEKYRNLGGLVPLPL; encoded by the coding sequence ATGAGCGCAGCCCAGAAGGCCCGCCACCTGGACGCCACCGAACTCATCGCCGCCGTACTCGACCCCGGCTCCTACCGCACCTGGGACTCCCCCGTGGCGGACCCCGACCCCAGCCCGGAATACCGGCAGGAACTCGCGGCGGCCCGGGAGAAGACCGGCGTGGACGAGTCCGTCCTCACCGGTGAAGGCCTCATCCGCGGGCGGCGGGTGGCCGTCATCGTCAGCGAATTCCGCTTCCTGGCCGGCTCCATCGGCCTCGCCGCAGCGGAACGGATCGTGAACGCCGTCGAACGCGCCACCCGGGAGGGGCTACCGCTCCTGGCCGGACCGGCGTCGGGCGGAACCCGCATGCAGGAGGGCACCATCGCGTTCCTCTCCATGGTGAAAATCAGCGCGGCAGTCCGGGCGCACCGGCAGGCCGGCCTGCCCTACCTCGTCTACCTCCGCCATCCCACCACCGGCGGGGTCATGGCCTCCTGGGGCTCCCTCGGACACATCACCGTGGCCGAGCCGGGCGCCCTCCTCGGGTTCCTCGGGCCCCGGGTCTACGAGGCGCTGTACGGTTCCCCTTTTCCGGAGAACGTGCAGGTGGCCGAGAACCTCTTCGACAAGGGGCTCGTGGACGCGGTGGTCCCGCCGTGGCAGCTGTCCGACGTCGTCGACCGCGCCCTGAGCATCCTGGTCGCCGGCCCCCCTGCGCGGGTCCGGCCGCCGCGGACGCTGTCGGTGAAACCGTCCGGCGCCGGAGCCTGGGAATCGATCGGAATCTCCCGGAACCCGCGGCGCCCGGACCTGCGGCAGCTGCTGGCCTACGGAGCCCGTGACGTCCTTCCGCTCAACGGCACCGGCCAGGGCGAAAAGGACCCGGGACTCCTGCTGGCGCTGGCCCGCTTCGGGCAGAAGTCCTGCGTGGTGATAGGCCACACCCGGCCCCGGCCCTCGCAGCAGACGGCCATGGGGCCGGCGTCCCTGCGCGAAGCCCGCCGCGGCATGCGGCTGGCCGAGGAGCTCGGCCTGCCCCTGGTGACGGTGATCGACACCGGCGGCGCCGCCCTGTCCAGGGAGGCGGAAGAAGGCGGGCTGGCCGGCGAAATCGCCCGGTCCCTCCACGACCTCATCGGCCTGAACTCCCCCACCGTCTCCGTGCTGATGGGGCAGGGCACCGGCGGCGGCGCCCTGGCGCTGTTCCCGGCCGACCGCACCATCGCTGCACAGCATGCCTGGCTGTCCCCGCTGCCGCCCGAAGGGGCCAGCGCCATCGTGCACCGCAGCACCGAGTTTGCCCCGGCCATGTCCGAGGCGCAGGGCGTCAACGTCGCCTCGCTCTACGCCCACGGCATGGTGGAGCACATCGTCGACGAACGCGGCGACGCAGCGCTCGAGGGCCGGGCCTTCTGCCAGCGCCTCGGCCAGGCCATCGAGTACGAACTGGCCGCGCTCTCGGCCGCCGGGGTGGCGGACCTCCTCCCGCAACGGCTCGAAAAGTACCGCAACCTCGGCGGCCTGGTGCCCCTCCCCCTCTAG
- a CDS encoding CoA transferase, which produces MSHESTPQPEGPLAGYLVVDLSRALAGPHAGMMLADLGARVIKVENPGTGDDTRGWGPPFVGPEDDPQATYFLSCNRNKESIALDLKSDDGRTVLRELLERADVVIENFRPGVLDRLGFSAAQMHTLNPSLVVLSITGFGHDGPESRRSGYDQILQGEAGLMSLTGSGPDDPQRVGVPIADLLSGMYGAFGTLAALLQRERTGQGQIVRTSLLAALIGVHAFQGTRATVAGEVPKAQGNHHPSIAPYGLFRCRQGRVQISVGSEKLWRTFASAFGIDAARPEFASNAERVRNRDKVIDEVERAFAGYEAEPLLAMLNEAGIPAGKVRTLDEVYEWEQVHSQGLVIDVDHKILGNVTLPGPPLRFFSAADTAETTLKEHTAPPLLDQDGEQIRQWLGLVPADAAAGVAGSAGEGRRA; this is translated from the coding sequence ATGAGCCATGAATCCACGCCCCAGCCCGAAGGCCCCCTCGCCGGTTATCTTGTGGTGGACCTGAGCCGGGCCCTGGCCGGACCGCACGCCGGCATGATGCTGGCGGACCTCGGCGCCCGGGTCATCAAGGTTGAGAACCCCGGCACGGGAGACGATACGCGCGGCTGGGGGCCGCCGTTCGTCGGCCCGGAGGACGATCCCCAGGCCACGTACTTCCTCTCCTGCAACCGCAACAAGGAATCCATCGCCCTGGACCTGAAAAGCGACGACGGCCGGACGGTTCTGCGCGAACTGCTGGAACGGGCCGACGTCGTGATTGAAAACTTCCGCCCCGGCGTGCTGGACCGGCTCGGGTTCTCCGCCGCGCAGATGCACACGCTGAACCCTTCCCTGGTGGTCCTGTCCATCACCGGTTTCGGGCACGACGGCCCGGAGTCGCGCCGCAGCGGCTACGACCAGATCCTGCAGGGTGAGGCCGGGCTGATGTCCCTGACCGGCTCCGGCCCGGACGACCCCCAGCGGGTGGGCGTTCCCATCGCGGACCTCCTCTCCGGCATGTACGGGGCGTTCGGCACTCTCGCGGCGCTGCTTCAGCGCGAACGGACGGGCCAGGGGCAGATCGTGCGGACCTCGCTGCTTGCCGCCCTGATCGGTGTGCACGCGTTCCAGGGCACCCGTGCCACCGTTGCCGGCGAAGTGCCCAAGGCCCAGGGCAACCACCACCCGTCCATCGCACCGTACGGCCTGTTCCGCTGCCGGCAGGGCCGCGTGCAGATCAGTGTGGGCAGCGAGAAGCTGTGGCGCACGTTTGCCTCGGCGTTCGGCATCGACGCGGCCCGGCCGGAGTTCGCATCCAACGCCGAGCGCGTCCGGAACCGGGACAAGGTCATCGATGAGGTGGAACGCGCGTTCGCCGGGTACGAGGCGGAGCCGCTGCTCGCCATGCTGAACGAGGCCGGGATCCCGGCGGGCAAGGTCCGCACCCTGGACGAGGTCTACGAATGGGAACAGGTCCATTCGCAGGGCCTGGTGATCGACGTCGACCACAAGATCCTGGGCAACGTCACCCTGCCGGGGCCGCCGCTGCGCTTCTTCAGCGCCGCGGACACCGCGGAAACCACGCTGAAGGAGCACACGGCTCCGCCGCTGCTGGACCAGGACGGCGAGCAGATTCGGCAGTGGCTCGGCCTCGTTCCGGCAGACGCCGCTGCCGGCGTCGCCGGCTCCGCCGGGGAGGGCCGCCGAGCATGA
- a CDS encoding SLC13 family permease translates to MSAPVLSIIILAVMFLLATVLPLNMGALAFVGAFLLGSVVLGMSTSDILANFPGGLFLTIVGVTYLFAIAQNNGTIDLLVRGAVRLVGNKVALIPWVMFAITALITAVGALSPAAVAIIAPIALSFAAKHRINPLMMGMMVIHGAQAGGFSPIAVYGVTVNGIIAKTDLEASPMAIFLASFIFNLAIAVVLFIVLGGSKLLFTKTGRLVEQAAESRMAVSVGARAAGVTLQGSGSDIPSSGVARKGTSGSTSSAPDSAQTSGARATVPQLVTIAGLIALAVISLGFKVDVGFVSITIALVLALVSPAAQKGAINKISWSTVLLICGMLTFVGVLEEAGTIKFVSDSVAHLGMPLLAALLICYIGAVVSAFASSTAILAALIPLAVPFLSTGEIGAVGVIAALAVAATIVDVSPFSTNGALVLANAPEDVDKDRFYKQILAYSGIVVIAGPAIAWLVMVLPGWM, encoded by the coding sequence ATGTCCGCTCCCGTCCTTTCCATCATCATCCTGGCGGTGATGTTCCTGCTGGCCACGGTCCTGCCGCTCAATATGGGCGCCCTGGCCTTCGTAGGCGCCTTCCTGCTCGGCTCGGTGGTCCTGGGAATGTCCACCAGCGACATTCTTGCCAACTTCCCCGGCGGCCTTTTCCTGACGATCGTCGGCGTCACATATCTCTTTGCGATCGCCCAGAACAACGGGACCATTGACCTGCTGGTGCGGGGCGCGGTCCGGCTGGTGGGCAATAAAGTCGCGCTGATCCCCTGGGTCATGTTCGCCATCACCGCGCTTATCACCGCAGTGGGAGCCCTCTCTCCCGCCGCCGTCGCGATCATCGCCCCAATCGCACTGAGCTTCGCCGCGAAGCACAGGATTAACCCCCTGATGATGGGCATGATGGTGATCCACGGGGCGCAGGCCGGCGGCTTCTCCCCGATCGCCGTCTACGGCGTCACGGTCAACGGCATCATCGCCAAGACTGACCTCGAAGCCAGCCCGATGGCGATCTTCCTCGCCAGCTTCATCTTCAACCTCGCCATCGCCGTCGTGTTGTTCATCGTCCTGGGCGGCAGCAAACTGCTCTTCACCAAAACCGGCAGGCTCGTCGAGCAGGCCGCCGAGTCCCGGATGGCCGTGAGCGTCGGCGCCCGCGCCGCCGGTGTCACCCTGCAGGGCTCCGGCTCCGACATCCCGTCCTCCGGCGTTGCCCGCAAGGGAACCTCCGGTTCCACCTCATCAGCCCCTGACTCGGCCCAAACCTCCGGCGCCCGCGCCACCGTCCCGCAACTGGTCACCATTGCCGGCCTGATCGCGCTCGCCGTCATCTCGCTCGGCTTCAAGGTGGACGTCGGCTTCGTCTCCATCACCATCGCCCTGGTCCTGGCCCTCGTCTCCCCCGCCGCCCAGAAGGGCGCCATCAACAAGATCAGCTGGTCCACCGTCCTGCTGATCTGCGGCATGCTCACCTTCGTGGGCGTCCTCGAGGAAGCGGGCACCATCAAGTTCGTCTCTGACAGCGTCGCCCACCTCGGGATGCCGCTGCTGGCAGCACTGCTGATCTGCTACATCGGCGCCGTGGTCTCCGCCTTCGCCTCCTCCACCGCCATCCTGGCCGCCCTCATCCCGCTGGCCGTCCCGTTCCTGTCCACCGGCGAGATCGGTGCAGTCGGCGTCATCGCCGCCCTGGCCGTCGCCGCCACGATCGTGGACGTCTCACCGTTCTCCACCAACGGCGCGCTGGTACTCGCCAACGCCCCGGAGGACGTGGACAAGGACAGGTTCTACAAGCAAATCCTGGCCTACAGCGGCATCGTCGTCATTGCCGGCCCCGCCATCGCCTGGCTGGTCATGGTCCTCCCCGGCTGGATGTAG
- a CDS encoding FadR/GntR family transcriptional regulator, protein MPKKTATQQISRVARPRLYEQLVEQLMDFIESAQLGPGDTLPAERDLAERLGVSRATLAQALVALEVLGVIDVQHGTGAVLVYRPNVPSVLKGLREHRSRLPEIVEARSTLEVKLAELAAARRTDEDMQAIDKALDVMAEEVASGAKGAHGDELFHQAITAAAHSGVLAQLMTFIAGMILETRLESLGQPGRPEQSLASHRTIADAIRAQDSEAAAAAMLDHITLVSDVALLK, encoded by the coding sequence ATGCCCAAGAAGACCGCAACGCAACAGATTTCCCGCGTCGCGCGCCCGCGGCTCTACGAGCAGCTCGTAGAGCAGCTGATGGACTTCATCGAGTCCGCCCAGCTGGGGCCGGGCGACACCCTGCCCGCCGAGCGGGACCTGGCCGAACGGCTGGGCGTCTCGCGGGCGACGCTTGCCCAGGCGCTGGTGGCCCTGGAGGTCCTCGGCGTCATTGACGTCCAGCACGGCACGGGTGCGGTGCTGGTCTACCGGCCCAACGTGCCCTCCGTGCTCAAGGGGCTGCGCGAGCACCGGAGCCGGCTGCCAGAGATTGTCGAAGCCCGCAGCACGCTCGAGGTCAAGCTGGCCGAGCTTGCCGCCGCGCGGCGCACCGACGAGGACATGCAGGCGATCGACAAGGCACTCGACGTCATGGCGGAAGAGGTGGCCTCGGGCGCGAAGGGGGCCCATGGCGACGAACTGTTCCACCAGGCCATTACCGCGGCGGCGCACTCCGGCGTGCTGGCCCAGCTCATGACCTTCATCGCCGGGATGATCCTCGAAACGCGGCTCGAGTCGCTGGGGCAGCCCGGCCGGCCGGAGCAGTCGCTGGCTTCGCACCGCACGATCGCGGACGCCATCAGGGCCCAGGATTCGGAGGCCGCCGCGGCGGCCATGCTGGACCACATCACCCTCGTGTCCGACGTCGCCCTGCTGAAGTAA
- a CDS encoding glutamine amidotransferase, translated as MKPFLLLASRAEDVAAEDEYEAYLRFCGLEPDQLTRIRMERGPLPELDLDRYSGVIVGGSPFTSSDPAEKKSEAQHRVERELSGLLDRIVAEDFPFLGACYGVGTLGLHQGAVIDRTYGEQLGGVTISLSPDGLEDPLLAGLPAQFTAFTGHKEGCTVLPPHAVLLASSAACPVHMFRIKQNLYATQFHPELDAEGLVTRIDIYRHAGYFPPESAEELMAAARTFTATEPMKILRNFVKLYGR; from the coding sequence GTGAAGCCGTTTCTGCTCCTCGCCTCGCGGGCCGAGGACGTCGCCGCGGAGGACGAATACGAGGCCTACCTGCGCTTTTGCGGGCTGGAGCCTGACCAGCTGACACGGATCCGGATGGAGCGCGGGCCCCTCCCGGAACTGGATTTGGACCGCTATTCCGGGGTCATCGTGGGCGGCAGCCCCTTCACCTCGAGCGACCCTGCCGAAAAGAAGAGCGAAGCCCAGCACCGCGTGGAACGCGAACTGTCCGGGCTGCTGGACCGGATCGTGGCCGAGGACTTCCCGTTCCTGGGCGCCTGCTACGGCGTGGGCACCCTTGGCCTGCACCAGGGCGCTGTGATTGACCGGACCTACGGCGAGCAGCTGGGCGGCGTGACCATCAGCCTGAGCCCGGATGGCCTGGAGGACCCGTTGCTCGCCGGCCTGCCCGCGCAGTTCACCGCCTTCACGGGGCACAAGGAAGGGTGCACCGTGCTGCCGCCGCACGCGGTCCTGCTGGCGAGCTCGGCGGCCTGCCCGGTGCACATGTTCCGGATCAAGCAGAACCTGTACGCCACGCAGTTCCACCCCGAGCTCGACGCTGAAGGCCTTGTGACCCGGATCGACATCTACCGCCACGCCGGATACTTCCCGCCCGAATCCGCAGAGGAGCTGATGGCGGCGGCCCGGACCTTCACCGCCACCGAACCGATGAAGATCCTGCGGAACTTCGTGAAACTCTACGGCAGGTAA
- a CDS encoding cupin domain-containing protein, with product MTANFITALAVKSFDEPDKKRCPDKAEVDLVSVNDFSVARLILAPGWRWSECTKPTEQTPFCEHNHLGFCISGAMEVETPEGTRSFIRANDTYAIPPGHDEWVAGSEPFVAVEFLGAASFGRPVSRGLHARI from the coding sequence ATGACCGCCAATTTCATTACCGCCCTAGCCGTCAAATCCTTCGATGAACCGGACAAGAAGAGGTGCCCGGACAAAGCCGAGGTGGACCTGGTCAGCGTCAACGACTTCTCCGTGGCCCGGCTGATCCTTGCCCCCGGCTGGCGCTGGTCCGAATGCACCAAGCCCACGGAACAGACTCCCTTCTGCGAGCACAACCACCTCGGGTTCTGCATCTCCGGTGCCATGGAGGTAGAGACGCCGGAGGGGACCCGCTCCTTCATCCGTGCCAACGACACCTATGCGATTCCGCCCGGGCACGATGAATGGGTGGCGGGTTCCGAGCCGTTCGTGGCCGTTGAATTCCTTGGTGCGGCGTCGTTCGGGCGGCCGGTCAGCCGGGGCCTCCACGCCAGGATCTGA